A genomic window from Pannonibacter sp. XCT-53 includes:
- a CDS encoding sigma-70 family RNA polymerase sigma factor — MTDADDDFAADRVSAGPSADLEPLLRAVARGDRVAFRALYDATSAKLFGIALRICRDRDKAQDVLQDAYVKVWQNAGRYDPQGGRPITWLAAILRNTAIDQIRRGRVLAAELAAEEGVLEAVADPAPGLLGHADRSTLRACLGELEDVQRDCVVLAYCEGYSREELAVRYDRPEATIKTWLRRGLMRLKDCMDRE, encoded by the coding sequence GTGACGGACGCCGACGACGATTTCGCCGCCGATCGCGTGTCCGCCGGGCCGTCCGCGGACCTTGAGCCGCTGCTCCGCGCCGTCGCCCGTGGCGATCGCGTCGCCTTCCGCGCCCTTTATGACGCGACCTCGGCGAAACTTTTCGGCATTGCCCTGCGTATCTGCCGGGACAGGGACAAGGCGCAGGACGTGCTGCAGGACGCCTATGTGAAGGTCTGGCAGAACGCCGGTCGCTATGATCCGCAAGGCGGCCGGCCGATTACCTGGCTTGCAGCCATCCTGCGCAACACGGCCATCGACCAGATCCGGCGGGGCCGTGTGCTGGCAGCCGAACTGGCGGCCGAGGAGGGGGTGCTGGAGGCGGTCGCCGATCCGGCACCGGGCCTGCTCGGCCATGCGGACCGGAGCACGTTGCGCGCCTGTCTCGGCGAGCTGGAGGATGTCCAGCGCGACTGCGTCGTGCTTGCCTATTGCGAGGGCTATTCCCGCGAGGAACTGGCCGTGCGATACGACAGGCCCGAGGCAACGATCAAGACATGGCTGCGCCGTGGCCTGATGCGGCTGAAGGATTGCATGGACCGAGAATGA